One genomic window of Agrobacterium vitis includes the following:
- a CDS encoding IS5 family transposase (programmed frameshift) — translation MDGEVLRDDQWDRLKPFVPGGRKGKRGPRSDGRRFFDAILWLARSGARWRDLPEDRFGSYQAVKRRYYRWIEQGIFDEIFEAVTADPDMEWLSIDATVIRAQAQAAGGRPKKGGPQAQALGRSRGGFGCKIHAVVDALGLPVRFQLGPGQQNDMAPACDLIRGLPAQKVLADRAYDADHLHDVILEQGGEPVIPPRRHRKYQHTYDRIAYRQRWGIESFFAKLKQWRRIATRYDKLAANFLGFIKLASIMLWIK, via the exons ATGGATGGTGAGGTTCTTCGAGATGACCAGTGGGATCGTTTGAAACCGTTTGTTCCCGGCGGTCGTAAAGGTAAACGCGGCCCACGCAGCGACGGTCGGCGGTTCTTTGATGCGATTTTATGGCTTGCCCGGTCTGGAGCCCGCTGGCGAGATCTGCCGGAAGACCGCTTCGGCTCTTATCAGGCAGTCAAACGGCGTTACTATCGTTGGATCGAGCAGGGCATTTTCGACGAGATTTTCGAGGCCGTCACTGCGGACCCGGATATGGAGTGGCTGTCCATCGACGCCACTGTGATCCGGGCTCAGGCGCAAGCCGCTGGCGGACGCC CGAAAAAGGGGGGACCGCAAGCCCAGGCTCTCGGTCGCTCCAGAGGTGGATTTGGCTGCAAAATCCATGCAGTCGTCGATGCGCTAGGGTTGCCGGTTCGTTTTCAGCTCGGGCCCGGACAGCAAAATGACATGGCTCCAGCCTGCGACCTCATTCGGGGACTGCCAGCTCAAAAGGTACTTGCAGACCGTGCCTATGATGCCGATCATCTGCACGATGTCATTCTCGAACAAGGCGGTGAACCGGTCATTCCGCCGCGACGGCATCGCAAATATCAGCATACCTATGATCGCATCGCTTACAGGCAGAGATGGGGGATCGAGAGCTTCTTTGCCAAGCTCAAACAGTGGCGGCGCATCGCCACGCGATATGACAAACTCGCCGCCAACTTTCTCGGGTTCATTAAGCTCGCCAGCATAATGCTATGGATTAAATGA
- a CDS encoding GntR family transcriptional regulator has protein sequence MKVGKSSLYDDLKRQILTMELDPDEDLDEVSISEKYGLSRTPVRDIFRRLAGEGYIDIRENRGARVAPLNHSTLRHFFLVAPMIYAAIGRLAVQNFKPKQLSELSDTQERFRAASHNADTLAMVLENNRFHAIMGEMSGNVYLQPSLRRLLVDHARIGQTFFRPRNDDMQQRLRLATQHHDGFIASIKSHDENAVVDLVFQHWELSRENMELYVVPDNMTADLPVKLAP, from the coding sequence ATGAAAGTCGGGAAGAGCAGTCTCTACGACGATCTCAAACGCCAAATTCTGACGATGGAACTCGATCCGGACGAGGATCTGGACGAAGTCAGCATCAGCGAGAAATATGGACTGTCTCGCACACCTGTGCGTGACATTTTCCGCCGTCTTGCGGGTGAAGGCTATATCGACATTCGAGAAAACAGAGGCGCTCGGGTCGCTCCGTTGAACCATTCGACACTCAGACACTTCTTCCTCGTTGCGCCGATGATATACGCGGCCATCGGTCGGCTGGCGGTTCAAAATTTCAAACCCAAGCAACTGTCCGAGTTGAGTGACACACAGGAACGATTTCGTGCCGCTAGCCACAACGCTGACACCCTGGCGATGGTTCTGGAGAATAACAGATTCCACGCCATCATGGGCGAAATGTCCGGTAACGTTTACCTGCAACCGAGCTTAAGACGTCTTCTCGTGGACCATGCCCGTATAGGGCAAACCTTCTTCCGTCCACGAAATGATGACATGCAGCAGCGTCTTCGGTTGGCAACCCAACATCATGATGGCTTTATTGCATCCATTAAAAGCCATGATGAAAATGCTGTGGTTGATCTCGTTTTCCAGCATTGGGAATTGTCACGAGAGAACATGGAATTGTATGTTGTGCCTGATAACATGACAGCGGATTTACCTGTTAAATTGGCACCGTAA
- a CDS encoding GntR family transcriptional regulator: MKGGKGELYDDLKRQILTMELDPDEDLDEVSLSEKYGLSRTPVREIFRRLEGEGYVDIRANKGARVIPMNHSTLRHFFLVAPMIYAAVGRLAVQNFKSGQLSDLQVTQERFREASIAQDALAMTLSNNRFHAIIGEMSGNEYLQPSLGRLLIDHGRIGHTFFRPRNADMHERLQKSVGHHDGIIAAISARDEDAVVDLVFEHWELSRENMEMFIAPQALKADALVDTPMQSMEKSS; encoded by the coding sequence ATGAAGGGTGGCAAAGGCGAGCTCTATGATGATCTCAAGCGCCAAATTCTGACGATGGAACTCGATCCGGACGAGGATCTGGACGAAGTATCGCTGAGTGAAAAATACGGCCTCTCGCGGACACCCGTCAGGGAAATTTTCCGGCGTCTGGAAGGGGAAGGCTATGTCGATATCCGTGCCAACAAGGGGGCGCGGGTCATCCCGATGAACCATTCGACGCTGCGTCACTTCTTCCTTGTCGCACCGATGATCTATGCAGCCGTCGGGCGTTTGGCAGTCCAGAACTTCAAGTCCGGACAGCTTTCCGACCTTCAGGTCACTCAGGAGCGTTTTCGTGAGGCGAGCATCGCGCAAGACGCTCTTGCCATGACGCTTTCGAACAACCGGTTTCACGCGATCATTGGTGAGATGTCAGGCAATGAATATCTTCAGCCAAGCCTAGGCAGGCTGCTGATCGATCACGGCCGTATCGGCCATACATTCTTTAGGCCGCGCAACGCAGACATGCATGAGCGGCTACAAAAATCAGTCGGACACCACGACGGCATTATCGCCGCGATCAGCGCGCGTGACGAAGATGCCGTCGTTGATCTCGTGTTTGAACACTGGGAATTGTCACGCGAGAACATGGAAATGTTCATCGCTCCCCAAGCGCTTAAGGCGGACGCATTGGTCGATACGCCAATGCAATCGATGGAGAAATCATCATGA
- a CDS encoding dihydrodipicolinate synthase family protein — translation MKFEGIYTPAVTPLGPDGQIDREGFAAVLESLIEAKVHGIIVGGSTGEYYAQSAQERLDLAAHAKDVIGTRIPLIIGTGATRTEDSVAYAIAAKDIGADAILVSSPPYALPTERENAVHALTVDRAANLPIMLYNYPARMGVVMGDEYFSRVGKSKNVVAIKESSGDMANLHLLARKFPHIGLSCGWDDQALEFFAWGAKSWVCAGSNFLPREHVALYEACVLEKNFDKGRAIMTAMLPLMDFLECGKFVQSIKYGCELIGLKTGSVRAPLRPLNAEEKRTLETVVTTVKRTVAQITSGANNA, via the coding sequence ATGAAATTCGAAGGTATCTATACCCCGGCGGTGACACCGCTTGGGCCAGATGGGCAGATTGATCGTGAAGGCTTTGCCGCCGTCCTTGAATCGCTCATCGAAGCGAAGGTTCATGGTATAATTGTCGGCGGTTCAACGGGTGAATATTACGCCCAAAGCGCCCAAGAACGCCTTGATCTTGCGGCCCATGCAAAAGACGTGATCGGAACCAGAATTCCACTTATCATCGGCACTGGCGCAACCAGAACGGAAGATTCCGTGGCCTACGCCATAGCTGCCAAAGACATTGGTGCTGACGCCATCCTGGTGTCGTCTCCGCCCTATGCGCTGCCAACGGAGCGCGAGAACGCTGTTCATGCGCTGACGGTAGATCGCGCCGCCAACCTGCCGATCATGCTCTACAACTATCCAGCCCGTATGGGTGTGGTGATGGGAGATGAATATTTTTCCCGGGTTGGCAAATCCAAAAATGTCGTGGCGATCAAGGAAAGCTCTGGCGACATGGCCAACCTTCATCTTCTGGCCCGGAAGTTTCCGCATATCGGCCTGTCCTGCGGCTGGGACGACCAGGCGCTCGAATTCTTCGCCTGGGGAGCAAAAAGCTGGGTCTGCGCTGGCTCGAACTTCCTGCCGCGTGAACATGTTGCGCTTTATGAAGCCTGCGTTCTCGAGAAGAATTTCGACAAGGGCCGCGCGATCATGACCGCGATGCTGCCGCTGATGGATTTTCTCGAATGCGGCAAATTCGTTCAGTCGATCAAATATGGCTGTGAACTGATCGGCCTGAAGACCGGCTCGGTACGCGCACCGCTACGGCCGCTGAACGCCGAAGAAAAAAGAACCCTTGAGACCGTCGTCACGACTGTGAAGCGCACGGTTGCCCAGATCACCTCGGGAGCCAACAATGCATGA
- a CDS encoding aldehyde dehydrogenase, which yields MHEPLTVAEYKAIAASLQLPTNAFIDGAFRPAKSGKTFTSINPATGETLAEIAACDVSDVDDAVAKARQAFDDGRWRHQAPGDRKAALLKLAKLIEENRHELAVMESLDSGKPVRECQTVDVADTIHTIRFHAEVIDKLYDNTNPVGPNALAMVVREPIGVVGCVLPWNFPLLMLAWKIGPALASGCSVIVKPAQETSLTALRVAELAIEAGISAGVFNVVTGGGKEAGEPIGLHMDVDMVAFTGSTATGRRFLRYAADSNLKKVVLECGGKNPAVVLADAEDLDLVAEQVVNGAFWNMGENCSATSRLIVDRTIKDELLERIGAYLREWKTGNPLDPENRIGALVSKTHFEKVKSFLDDAKKEKLSVVYGGATHGGIYIEPTVVDGVTPSSRLFKEEIFGPILSVTAFDTVAEAVALANDTNYGLTASVYTGSLRQAIRLSRDIRAGLVTVNCFGEGDASTPFGGYKESGFGGRDKSIFAHDNYCELKTIWIDISERSVDETIR from the coding sequence ATGCATGAACCTTTGACCGTGGCCGAATACAAGGCCATCGCTGCCAGTCTTCAATTGCCGACCAACGCTTTCATTGACGGTGCGTTTCGTCCGGCAAAGTCCGGCAAGACCTTCACTTCGATCAATCCCGCAACTGGCGAGACCTTGGCGGAGATTGCCGCCTGTGATGTGAGCGACGTCGATGATGCGGTTGCCAAGGCAAGGCAGGCGTTTGACGATGGCCGCTGGCGGCATCAGGCTCCCGGCGACCGGAAGGCCGCCCTGTTGAAACTAGCCAAGCTGATCGAGGAAAACCGCCACGAGCTGGCTGTCATGGAAAGTCTCGACAGCGGAAAACCGGTGCGCGAATGCCAGACAGTCGATGTGGCCGATACGATCCACACCATCCGCTTCCATGCCGAAGTCATCGACAAGCTATACGACAATACCAATCCGGTCGGGCCAAACGCGCTGGCAATGGTGGTACGCGAACCGATCGGCGTGGTCGGCTGCGTTCTCCCCTGGAATTTTCCTCTGCTGATGCTGGCCTGGAAGATCGGTCCGGCGCTGGCTTCGGGGTGCTCCGTCATTGTCAAGCCAGCACAGGAAACCTCGCTCACCGCGCTGCGGGTTGCCGAACTCGCGATTGAAGCAGGGATTTCGGCTGGCGTCTTCAACGTCGTCACCGGCGGCGGCAAGGAAGCGGGCGAGCCGATCGGTCTGCACATGGATGTCGACATGGTGGCCTTCACCGGATCGACGGCGACCGGGCGTCGCTTCCTGCGCTATGCGGCAGATTCCAACCTGAAGAAGGTGGTTCTCGAATGCGGCGGCAAGAACCCAGCCGTCGTTCTCGCCGATGCCGAAGACCTCGATCTGGTGGCCGAGCAGGTCGTCAACGGTGCGTTCTGGAACATGGGTGAGAATTGCTCTGCGACCTCGCGCCTGATTGTCGACAGAACGATCAAGGACGAATTGCTGGAGCGGATCGGTGCCTATCTGCGCGAATGGAAGACCGGCAATCCGCTCGATCCGGAAAACCGCATCGGGGCGCTCGTCAGCAAAACCCACTTTGAAAAAGTGAAATCGTTTCTCGATGATGCCAAAAAAGAGAAGCTCTCTGTTGTCTATGGCGGGGCGACGCATGGTGGCATCTATATCGAGCCGACTGTTGTCGATGGAGTCACTCCCTCAAGCCGCCTGTTCAAGGAGGAGATTTTCGGACCAATCCTGTCCGTGACCGCCTTTGACACAGTGGCCGAAGCCGTCGCGCTGGCCAATGACACCAATTACGGCCTTACCGCATCGGTCTATACCGGCAGCCTGCGCCAGGCGATCCGGTTGTCCCGTGACATTCGTGCCGGGCTCGTCACCGTCAATTGCTTTGGCGAAGGCGACGCTTCCACACCGTTTGGTGGCTACAAGGAATCGGGCTTCGGTGGTCGCGACAAGTCGATCTTCGCGCATGACAATTATTGCGAACTGAAGACAATCTGGATCGATATTTCCGAGCGTTCCGTGGATGAGACAATCCGATGA
- a CDS encoding NAD(P)/FAD-dependent oxidoreductase yields MNKISVKRLPVENGVSGWEAISTRSFPLRSLEGNVTADWLIVGAGFAGLSAARRLLQLRPDDKIVILDASEVGKGGSGRNSGFMIDVPHDLSSGEYSSGSTDDTRIEMAQNRTAIAFATQAAAEYGMSRETFDPSGKINAAATERGIKLNEDFGKSLLNAGEKHSFLDAAQMREITGTDFYLGGIYTPGAVLIQPADYIRNFAAGLWQQVDIFERSPVTSLMRENGQWTASSPRGRVSAPRVILGVNGHINDFGHFNGRLMHFFGYASMTAPFPAEDFGRKASGHDRWALLPADPMGATVRKITSNGQSRIALRTKWTYDFSLKLTDQRLRKMALEHRVSLDRRFPALKDLPFEHCWAGRICLTRNHVPAFGEIEEGLYSACCENGLGTVKSTLAGMLTAELATGNTSTHLEEFNDHAQPSRLPPEPFTWLGANTVIKWQELRAGREG; encoded by the coding sequence ATGAACAAAATATCAGTCAAACGTTTGCCCGTTGAAAATGGTGTCTCCGGCTGGGAGGCGATCAGCACGCGTTCGTTTCCCCTCCGTAGCCTCGAAGGCAACGTGACTGCGGATTGGCTGATTGTCGGTGCGGGCTTTGCGGGTCTTTCCGCTGCCCGTCGTCTGCTGCAGCTTCGACCAGACGACAAGATTGTCATTCTCGACGCAAGCGAAGTGGGAAAAGGCGGCTCGGGACGAAATTCCGGTTTCATGATCGATGTTCCGCACGACCTGTCGTCTGGCGAATATTCAAGCGGCAGTACCGACGATACCCGCATCGAAATGGCGCAGAACCGCACGGCGATTGCCTTCGCAACGCAAGCTGCGGCGGAATACGGAATGTCACGCGAGACGTTCGATCCGTCCGGCAAGATCAACGCGGCGGCAACCGAGCGCGGCATAAAGCTAAATGAGGATTTTGGCAAATCCCTGCTGAATGCGGGCGAGAAGCACAGTTTCCTCGATGCGGCACAAATGCGGGAGATCACCGGAACCGATTTCTACCTCGGTGGCATCTACACGCCGGGGGCCGTGCTCATTCAGCCCGCCGACTATATCAGAAACTTCGCAGCCGGGCTTTGGCAGCAGGTCGATATCTTCGAGCGCTCGCCTGTCACGTCCCTGATGCGGGAAAACGGCCAATGGACGGCGTCCTCACCACGGGGCCGTGTCTCTGCACCCAGGGTCATTCTGGGCGTCAACGGCCATATCAATGATTTCGGTCATTTCAACGGTCGCCTCATGCACTTCTTCGGATATGCCTCAATGACGGCTCCGTTCCCGGCAGAGGATTTCGGGCGCAAGGCAAGCGGGCATGATCGATGGGCTCTGCTGCCTGCCGATCCGATGGGAGCAACGGTTCGGAAAATCACATCGAACGGCCAGTCGCGCATCGCTTTGCGGACCAAGTGGACCTACGATTTCAGCCTGAAGCTGACGGATCAGCGTCTGCGAAAAATGGCTCTAGAACATCGGGTATCGCTGGACAGGCGTTTCCCGGCATTGAAGGACCTGCCGTTCGAACACTGCTGGGCAGGCCGCATCTGCCTCACCCGCAACCATGTGCCGGCCTTCGGCGAGATCGAAGAAGGGCTGTATTCGGCTTGCTGCGAAAACGGTCTTGGCACGGTGAAAAGCACGCTGGCTGGCATGCTGACAGCGGAACTCGCCACCGGAAACACCTCGACACATCTTGAAGAATTCAACGATCACGCACAGCCGAGCAGGCTTCCACCGGAGCCTTTCACATGGCTCGGCGCCAACACCGTGATCAAATGGCAGGAATTGCGTGCAGGCCGCGAGGGATAA
- a CDS encoding glycine betaine ABC transporter substrate-binding protein codes for MKTLWKALCAAAMVGMTALSAHAEEKTVTIGTMSWEDLTPITGITKKVLEDSGYTVKVVPFSEWGIAYAALSKGDVQILASQTDYVAQDYWNKNKKRLEKISPVSHGLYQAIAVPKYVPIDSVDQLNENADKFGGKIIGIEPGSGLMKDAANAVKDYGLKLQLVEGSTAAMTAALKSASDRKEWIAVTIWEPSWMAQKYDVKFLKDPKGVFPPAQSYYWIGQKGFSAQNPHAREVIASVYVPLADIAAINSAVSDGKTMDEAIKSWTDSHADLLKRWENIKSE; via the coding sequence ATGAAGACTCTGTGGAAGGCACTTTGCGCAGCGGCGATGGTCGGAATGACCGCCCTGTCGGCACATGCGGAAGAAAAAACCGTCACCATTGGCACGATGTCTTGGGAAGACCTCACCCCGATCACCGGCATCACCAAGAAGGTGCTCGAAGATTCCGGCTACACCGTGAAAGTCGTACCCTTCTCCGAATGGGGCATTGCTTATGCCGCATTGAGCAAGGGCGATGTCCAGATTTTGGCCTCGCAGACCGATTATGTCGCGCAGGATTACTGGAACAAGAACAAGAAGCGCCTGGAAAAAATCTCGCCGGTCTCGCACGGCCTGTATCAGGCGATCGCTGTTCCGAAATACGTCCCCATCGACTCCGTCGATCAGCTGAACGAAAATGCCGACAAGTTCGGCGGCAAGATCATCGGCATCGAGCCTGGCTCGGGCCTGATGAAGGATGCGGCCAACGCCGTCAAGGACTACGGTCTCAAGCTTCAGCTCGTTGAAGGCAGTACCGCCGCGATGACGGCCGCTCTCAAGTCTGCATCCGACCGCAAGGAATGGATTGCCGTGACGATCTGGGAACCATCATGGATGGCACAGAAATACGACGTCAAGTTCCTCAAGGACCCCAAGGGTGTGTTCCCTCCGGCCCAGAGCTACTACTGGATCGGGCAGAAGGGCTTCTCGGCTCAGAACCCACATGCGCGTGAAGTGATTGCCAGCGTGTATGTGCCGCTTGCCGACATCGCCGCAATCAACAGCGCAGTTAGCGACGGCAAGACCATGGATGAGGCCATCAAGAGCTGGACGGACAGCCATGCCGATCTCCTGAAGCGCTGGGAAAACATCAAGTCTGAATAA
- a CDS encoding quaternary amine ABC transporter ATP-binding protein produces the protein MTTSMHDASEVLIDCQSVWKIFGARANAAVEAVKTRGFSKKQILTEYDCVVGVSDASLQVRRGEIFCIMGLSGSGKSTLIRLLNRLIEPSLGTILVKGKDISALNAAQLRDIRARHIGMVFQSVALLPNRTVLENAAFGLEVRGVGKEERYKTARAALEKVGLSDWTARYPSELSGGMQQRVGLARAIAADPEIILMDEPFSALDPLIRRQLQDEFRQLTKSLGKSAVFITHDLEEAIRIGDRIAIMKDGVIVQVGNAEEIVTQPADDYVAEFVAGISRVHLVKAHSVMIPIEDYKCDHPGSDIDTLLCATPEADIGALIALTMQSERDAVAIVEDGNVIGIVTTRGLLCGVAGSPAQPTAAA, from the coding sequence ATGACCACGTCAATGCATGATGCCAGTGAAGTCCTCATCGACTGCCAATCCGTCTGGAAGATATTCGGAGCTCGGGCGAACGCGGCCGTCGAGGCAGTCAAGACAAGGGGCTTCTCCAAGAAACAGATCCTGACGGAGTACGACTGCGTCGTTGGCGTCTCGGATGCCAGCCTTCAGGTTCGACGCGGAGAGATTTTCTGTATCATGGGGTTGTCGGGCAGCGGCAAATCGACGCTGATCCGTCTTCTGAACAGATTGATCGAACCGAGCCTTGGCACGATTCTGGTCAAAGGCAAGGATATCTCTGCCTTGAACGCCGCCCAGTTGCGCGACATCCGCGCGCGCCATATCGGGATGGTCTTCCAGAGCGTGGCCCTGTTGCCGAACAGGACCGTGTTGGAGAATGCCGCCTTTGGTCTGGAGGTCAGGGGTGTTGGCAAGGAAGAGCGATACAAGACTGCCCGCGCGGCGCTGGAAAAGGTCGGCCTGTCGGACTGGACGGCACGATATCCTTCCGAGCTGTCGGGCGGCATGCAGCAACGCGTCGGTCTTGCCCGCGCTATTGCCGCCGACCCCGAGATCATTCTGATGGACGAGCCGTTCAGCGCGCTCGACCCGTTGATCCGCCGCCAGCTTCAGGACGAATTCCGGCAACTCACCAAGTCGCTTGGAAAATCCGCCGTGTTCATCACCCATGATCTGGAAGAAGCAATCCGCATCGGCGACCGCATCGCCATCATGAAGGACGGTGTCATCGTTCAGGTCGGCAATGCGGAAGAGATCGTTACGCAACCGGCAGACGACTATGTCGCCGAGTTCGTCGCCGGTATTTCCAGAGTTCATCTGGTCAAGGCGCATTCTGTCATGATCCCGATTGAGGATTATAAGTGTGATCATCCCGGCTCAGACATCGACACGCTTTTGTGCGCCACGCCGGAGGCGGATATCGGTGCGCTGATCGCCTTGACGATGCAGTCTGAACGCGATGCCGTAGCGATTGTCGAAGACGGCAACGTCATCGGCATTGTCACCACGCGCGGCCTCCTCTGCGGTGTTGCCGGAAGTCCGGCCCAGCCGACCGCAGCGGCATAG
- a CDS encoding ABC transporter permease, translating into MDTSVITDSFDEHIDDTLNWISDHASWLFDSIRAVLEGTYGGVLWLFQLPPFYVVALIAALLGWRLINSKAGLLIGVAMLGCAVMGLWAETMSTLALVITATFMALVIGVPLGIVAGFVKAFDTIVEPVLDLIQTLPPYIYLLPTIALMGYGPATALLATVIVAMPPAIRLTSLGIRRTPNDFIELGQASGLTPWQMFVKIRLPFAIPSVMAGINQSLMMAFGMVVIAGIVGSGGLGETIYSAVRTLNIATSINAAIAIVILTMVLDRLTQSAASRNTGAKS; encoded by the coding sequence ATGGACACCTCCGTTATTACAGATAGCTTCGATGAACACATTGACGACACGCTCAACTGGATCAGCGATCATGCCTCATGGCTGTTTGATTCCATCAGAGCGGTGCTGGAAGGCACCTATGGCGGCGTTCTCTGGCTGTTTCAGCTCCCGCCATTCTATGTGGTTGCCTTGATTGCAGCCCTTCTCGGATGGCGGTTGATCAACAGCAAGGCCGGTCTTTTGATCGGTGTCGCCATGCTGGGCTGCGCGGTCATGGGCCTTTGGGCCGAAACCATGAGCACCTTGGCGCTCGTGATCACCGCCACATTCATGGCTCTGGTGATCGGCGTTCCTCTTGGCATTGTGGCGGGTTTCGTCAAAGCCTTTGACACGATTGTCGAACCGGTGCTTGATCTCATCCAGACCCTGCCGCCCTATATCTACCTCCTGCCAACCATCGCGCTGATGGGATATGGACCGGCCACGGCCCTTCTTGCCACGGTCATTGTCGCCATGCCACCGGCGATCCGCTTGACATCTCTCGGCATTCGCAGAACGCCCAATGATTTTATTGAATTGGGACAGGCCAGCGGTCTGACGCCCTGGCAGATGTTCGTCAAGATCAGGTTGCCATTCGCGATACCGAGCGTCATGGCCGGGATCAACCAGAGCCTGATGATGGCCTTCGGCATGGTGGTGATCGCCGGTATCGTGGGCTCCGGCGGACTTGGCGAAACCATCTATAGCGCCGTCAGAACGCTGAATATCGCAACGTCGATCAACGCCGCGATTGCCATTGTCATTCTCACCATGGTGCTTGATCGACTGACACAAAGTGCGGCGAGCCGTAACACGGGAGCAAAATCATGA
- a CDS encoding ABC transporter permease, producing MTPATVWFSPGAYLAPVVDWLNANFHPFFDTVTKVIEAVLGSIETVLLFLPFYTVILITVALAAVFVTLRVAVTSAFALSFCFLSGLWEASMQTLALVTVSVCISVLIAFPLGILASRHRRVEAVIRPLLDIMQTVPPWVYLIPAVMIFSLGRVPAIIATIVYGIPPMLRLTTLAFNQVPKDLLELGQATGASPRAILFKIEIPAATPTLLVGLNQCILLSLAIVVLAGLVGAGGLGAEVTRGLTRMEMGLGLRAGLAIVAVAIFLDRLSRGALQRGRTPGAAST from the coding sequence ATGACTCCAGCAACAGTTTGGTTTTCTCCGGGTGCCTATCTCGCTCCCGTCGTCGATTGGTTGAACGCGAATTTCCATCCCTTCTTCGACACTGTGACAAAGGTCATCGAAGCCGTTCTTGGAAGTATCGAAACCGTTCTTCTCTTTCTACCTTTCTATACCGTCATTCTGATCACCGTTGCTCTGGCTGCCGTCTTCGTCACTCTTCGTGTTGCGGTGACAAGTGCGTTTGCCCTGTCATTCTGCTTCCTGTCGGGTCTATGGGAAGCGTCGATGCAGACTCTGGCTCTGGTGACGGTGTCGGTTTGTATCTCCGTGCTGATTGCCTTTCCGCTTGGCATTCTGGCGTCCCGGCATCGACGGGTCGAGGCGGTCATCCGCCCGTTGCTCGATATCATGCAGACCGTGCCGCCATGGGTCTACCTGATCCCCGCCGTAATGATTTTCAGCCTCGGTCGAGTCCCGGCAATCATTGCGACGATCGTCTATGGCATACCGCCGATGCTGCGGCTGACAACGCTGGCGTTCAACCAGGTGCCCAAGGACCTGCTGGAGCTTGGACAGGCGACCGGTGCCTCGCCGCGTGCCATCCTGTTCAAGATTGAAATTCCTGCGGCAACGCCCACGCTGCTCGTAGGGTTAAACCAGTGCATTCTTCTGTCGCTGGCCATCGTTGTTCTGGCCGGTCTTGTCGGGGCTGGCGGCTTGGGAGCCGAGGTCACACGCGGACTGACCCGCATGGAAATGGGTCTCGGCCTGCGGGCAGGATTGGCGATCGTCGCGGTGGCGATTTTCCTTGATCGACTGTCACGCGGCGCATTGCAGCGAGGCCGGACACCAGGCGCAGCCAGCACCTGA
- a CDS encoding 4-hydroxyproline epimerase, translating into MRHSFFCIDSHTCGNPVRLVAGGGPLLPHLPIAERRELFVRDHDWVRKALMFEPRGHDIMSGAIIYPAYRDDCDFAVIFIEVSGCLPMCGAGTIGLVTAGIEEGLITPRVEGQLSIETPAGRVDIHYEKPGTFVESVRMFNVPSYLHATDVEVDIPGIGRLIVDISYGGNYYAVVEPQASWSGLDGMSGSDIVDLSVKLRDALADICDPQHPDDERIRGVHHALWCDKPTSDAADGRGAVFYGDKAIDRSPGGTGTSARMAQLYGKGRLKVGEAFRQESIIGTVFEGRVEEEVMVGTFKAIRPSVGGWARIIGHNTIFVDDRDPLAHGFQIK; encoded by the coding sequence ATGCGGCATAGCTTCTTTTGTATCGACAGCCATACATGTGGCAATCCGGTTCGCCTCGTTGCCGGAGGCGGTCCACTTCTACCGCATTTGCCAATCGCTGAGCGTCGGGAACTGTTTGTCCGGGACCATGACTGGGTGCGAAAAGCCCTGATGTTCGAACCACGTGGCCATGACATCATGTCCGGCGCGATCATTTATCCGGCCTACCGCGACGACTGCGATTTCGCAGTCATTTTCATCGAGGTCAGCGGATGCCTGCCGATGTGCGGAGCTGGTACGATTGGCTTGGTGACAGCCGGTATCGAAGAAGGCCTCATCACGCCTAGAGTCGAGGGACAGCTTTCCATCGAAACTCCGGCTGGTCGGGTGGATATACACTATGAAAAGCCCGGCACATTCGTGGAATCCGTTCGTATGTTCAACGTGCCGAGCTATCTCCACGCAACAGATGTCGAGGTTGATATTCCCGGCATCGGGCGTCTTATTGTCGATATTTCCTATGGCGGCAATTATTATGCCGTGGTGGAGCCGCAGGCATCGTGGTCGGGGCTCGACGGCATGTCCGGCAGTGACATCGTAGACCTCAGCGTGAAGCTGCGAGACGCGCTGGCGGATATCTGCGATCCCCAGCATCCGGACGATGAGCGGATTCGAGGTGTTCATCACGCTCTCTGGTGCGATAAACCGACAAGCGATGCGGCAGACGGTCGTGGAGCCGTATTCTACGGCGACAAGGCCATTGATCGCTCCCCGGGCGGGACCGGCACTTCGGCAAGAATGGCACAGCTTTACGGCAAGGGTCGATTGAAGGTGGGTGAGGCGTTTCGTCAGGAAAGTATCATCGGCACTGTTTTCGAAGGTCGGGTCGAGGAAGAGGTCATGGTCGGCACCTTCAAAGCGATCAGGCCGAGCGTTGGCGGATGGGCCCGGATCATTGGTCACAACACCATCTTCGTGGACGATCGAGATCCTCTGGCTCACGGCTTCCAGATCAAATAA